From Sphingorhabdus sp. SMR4y:
GAGCTTTACCCCGAGCGCGCAAAGCGGATCGAAACTGTCGCCGAAGCTGGGTGCGGTTGTGAAGCTTGGCGATGTCCGCCTGTTCGGCAATTATGCCCGCGGTTTCCGCGCGCCGACGCCCAGCCAGGTCAATAATTTCTTCGAAAATCTCGCCTTTGGCTATACTTCGGCGGCCAATCCCGATCTCGGCCCGGAAACCAGCGACAGTTTCGAGGCGGGTATCCGCTATGCGACGGACAATGTCGGATTGTCGCTGACCGCCTTTACCGCAGACTATAGCGATTTCATCAGCCAGGAAGTGGTTGGCGGTAGTTTTACGCCAAGCGATCCCGCCGTCTATCAATTCGTCAATCTTGATGATGTCAGCGTCAAGGGTGTCGAAGCCAAGGCAAACTACGAAGCCGAAAACGGGTTCCGCGCGCGCTTTGCCATCGCCTTTGCCGACGGCACGGTGAAATCGCCGAACAATTCACCGGCATCGCTGGGCACGGTCGACCCGATCAACGCGATATTGGGTCTGGGCTATCGCGAACCGACCGGGGCGTTCGGCGGCGAAGTGATCCTCAGCTATAATGCGCAGAAGGAATTTAACGAGACGACCGGCGTCTGCAGTGCGGCCTGTTTCCGGCCGGACGAGTCGCTGATCGTCGACGCCACCGCCTTTGTCCGGATCGCCCGTAATTTCAAATTGCGGGCCGGCATCTTCAATATCACCGACAAGAAATATTGGGTCTGGAGCAGCGTTCGGGGGCTGGCGGCAACGTCGCCGATTATCGACGCGTTCACGCAGCCGGGCCGCAATGCCAGCGTTTCACTCAGCATATCATTCTAGTTCCAAGGGGGAGAATAACGATGAAGACGGAATTGACGACACGATGGGGCGCGGCCCTGTTCGCACTGGCCATGGCGACATCACCCGCGCTCGCCGCCGCCGAGCAGCAACCGGCTGCGGCGACGGCGCCGCAAGCAAGCTTTGAACAGGACCGCGCCGACATATTGGCGATGGCCGGAGACTATAAGGTCAAGTTCGACATGGCCGAAACCACGGCCTGGCGGGGCGATTATGAACCGATCAAGGCGAAGATTTCCGGCGGCCATGAAAGCGTCCGCGTGATCAAGGATACGGGCACGGAGATCATCCTGCAGCACCTGCTGGTTGCCGAGCATGAGGGCGAGACATTCGTCATCAAGCACTGGCGTCAGGACTGGATCTATGAACCGGCGAAAGTGCTGGTCTACGCCGGAGCCGGCAAATGGGTGAACCGGGATGTGCCGGAATCACAGCGGCAGGGCCGCTGGTCGCAAACCGTCTGGCAGGTTGATGACAGCCCGCGCTATGGCGGCATCGGCAAATGGCAAACGGTCAACGGACTGCGCAGCTGGACCAGCGACTGGACCGCCCGGCCATTGCCCCGCCGCGATGCGGTTCGCGATCCGGTCTATGACCATTATCAGGCGATCAACCGGCACCAGCCGATGCCCGGTGGCTGGATCCACTGGCAGGACAATACAAAGATGAAGACCGTTGATGGCAAGGCGCTGCCCTATGTCCAGGAATCGGTGCTCAACACCTACACAAAGTTCGACGGTTATAGCGTCAGCGCGGCGGATGACTATTGGGCGAAAACCAAAGGCTACTGGCAGCAGGTGCGGGCGGAATGGGATGCCGCGATCGCTGCACATGGCGGCGTGACCGTCGAGGAAGAAGCGCATGCCGGCACCGTGATCAGCGGGCGGCTATTGTCCATGGGCACGGAAATTTCCGATGGCAAACTCTCCGAGGCTGCTGCGGTTGACGAAGCGCGGTCGCTGATCCGGGACGCCACCGGCAAGCAACCCGCGCAAGGCGCTGCACAGACAGCTCCGGCATCAGCAGACTATTGATGCCGGAGCCGATATCCGCATTTGCGCAATCGCTGGCCGCGACCCCCAAGATCGCCGCCTTGCCCGCTGCGCAAATGCGGATAGTTGTCGCCATGCGGATTGCCGTCCTGGCGTGGCGCAAGGGTCAGGACCCCAAACCCTATCTGGTCAAGCAACTGGGCGATGAAACCGCCGCGCGCCATTTCGCGCATATCATCGAACTGATGAGCGATTGCTGGCCCGAACCGATAATGGTGCACCGTCCCTGCTGTCAGCAGACAAGCTATGACGAGATGCTGATGCTCGATCTGACCACCGCGGCGGTGCAGCGCGAAGCAGACCATTTCCATGGCCTGCTCGGCGAGATGCTCGGCCGGTCGGATCGCCAGAAGCTGCATCTCGGCTTCACCAAGTTTACCAGCCGGTTCCGGCGCTAGGGAAGCATTGCATGAATAAAGTCAAAACCCGGAACCTGCTGGTACTGGTACATCTGTTCCTCGCCGCCTTTCTGGCGCCGTCCTTTCTGCTTGTCGGCCTAACCGGCGCGCTCAAGCTGGCCGGTGTCGAAGCGTCGATCGAGGATATCCCGATTGAACTGCCGGCCGAAACGCGGATCGATCCGGACAGCCCGACGCTGAAACAGGATATTGCGGCCGTGCTTGCGACGCAGAATATCCATCTCGATATCGAAAGCGTCCGCAGCCGCGCGGGCAAGATGACGACCCGGCCAACCTCGCGGACCTTTGCCCGGATCAATCAGACGCCCGATGGCCTGGAAGCCTCCCTGCACAAGCCCGGCTTTCAATATGCGATGATGGAACTGCACAAGGGGCATGGGCCCGCTCTGTTCAAAACCTACCAGCTGATCGCTGGAATCGCGCTGTTTCTGGTCATAGTCGGCGGTCTGGTGGTGGGGCTGATGGCGCGGCCCTATCGCCGCAAGGCCCTGGCTTCGCTGGCACTGGGAAGCATCGCTTTTCTGGCTCTCGGCTTTGCGGTCTGATTCGATAGCCGCTTGGGATGGTTCTGCATTGCAGCATGGATCACCGTCGGTCCCGGCGGATAGCGCTCACCCTGCAAAGGATTTTATGATAGTGTAACAGCCATTCTGAAATTCAGGAGTGTGCCCATGACTGACCAAGTTCGCAAACCGTCTCTCAACCGCCGCCAGTTGCTTGGTGCCACAGCCGCAACCGGCTTCGCGCTGACCGCCGGTCCCGCGTCCGCCGCCGCTGGCGAGAGCAAACCGGATTTGACCGGCAAATCCATATTGATCACCGGCTGTTCCTCCGGCTTCGGCTATCTCGGCGCGCTCCATTATGCCGAACGGGGGGCGAAAGTCTTTGCCACCATGCGCAACCTGCCGCGCGCCGAGGGCGATGCCCTGGCAAAGGCCGCCAGCGACCAGGATCTGGATATCACGATCCTCGAGCTGGATGTGCTGTCGGACGGATCGGTGAGCAAGGCGGTGGCCGAGGCCGAACGGCGGAATGGCGGCGCGCTCGATGTGGTCATCAACAATGCCGGAATCGGCACCGGCGCTCCGGTCGAGTTGCAGGATATGGAAATGATGCAGCTGCTGTTCGACACCAATGTCATGGGCTACCAGCGGGTCGCGCGCGCGGCTCTGCCGAAAATGCGCGCGCAGAAGTCCGGCCTGGTCGTCAATGTCTCCTCGCAGCTTGGCCGGGTGATGGTGCCGGGCATGGGGCTCTACAGTTCAACCAAATTCGCGGTCGAATCGATGAGCGAGCAAATGGCCTATGAGCTGGTCCCGCACGGCATTGATGTTACCATCGTCCAGCCCGGCGGCTTTCCGACCAAGATATGGGAAAATGGCAATCAATATACCGCGCCGATGCTCGAGCGTGCCGATGACGAGCGCAAGGCGGCCTATCAGGCGCTGGTCGACGGAGCCTTGCGCAACAGTGGCGGGTCGACCGATCCGGTGGATGTGCCGCGCGCTATCGCCGACGTGATCGCCAAGGCGCCCGGCAAACGTCCGCTGCGCCTGCCGGTCCATCCCGGCGGCAAGCCGCAACTGGCGATCAATCAGGTGAGCGCGCAGACGCAGGTCGCGATGCTCGGCAATTCACCCTTCGGTCCCTGGGTCAAGGACGTGAACGAACGCAGCTAGCGGCAGGCGATGTGCTCCGCACTCGATGCGGAGCTCTGGAGGTTAAAATGCTGCCCGCCGGGCAAAGCGCCGCATCCTGTGCAGAGCACTGGCGTGTTGAGTGGCCGTTTCAGGCCGCGCGCTTCACGAGAAACAGGGGCGCCAGATAGACGATCAGGAACACGCTATTGGGGATCACATTGGCGGCATTGCCCGACGCCACCGATGCGCCGCTGTCGACTGCGAACCAGACCAGGAGTGTGGAGATCGTGCCCTTGCGGATCAGCTCGCTGCCCTGTTCGATACCGGGGGCGGTGATGAACACATACATGGCCATCAGCCCGGCAAAGACCCCGCCGGCGATCGCCATCGCCATTTTTGCTTCGGGCGTGTCCAGCCCGGCCACGCCATTGCCGCCGGAAGAGGCGAGCTGGAAGAATATCTCGTTGGCACCGGTAAAGTCGTTCACCCCGGCGAACGCGAATATGATGGCAACGATGATCGAGAAACAGCCGACGATACGGATATAGCGGCCAGCGGCTTGTGGTGACATGATCTGCTCTCCATTGGTTGCGTCATCCTTAGACCATGGAGCGGTCATCAAAACAATTACCTCCCGGGTAAGTGCATGAGGCGCGTTTCATGCTATCGGGTTGTAAGCCGGGAACAGGATGCGGGAGACGATCATGCCATCGGAATTTGGCGCGATATTGAAGGACTGGCGCAAGACGCGCCGTTTCAGCCAGCTTGACCTCAGTCTCGAGGCCGAGATGTCGGCCCGGCATCTGAGTTTCCTCGAATCCGGCCGCGCCAATCCCAGTCGCGAGATGGTGCTGCGTCTTTCCGAAGCTTTGCACCTTCCCCGGCCGGCTACCAATCAGGCGCTCAATGCGGCTGGCTTTGCGCCGGTCTATCCCAGTCTGTCCGACAATGCGCCCGAACTGGCGCCGGTTCATCAGGCAATCAGCGCCATGCTCGACCATCATGATCCGTTCCCCGGCTATGCCATCGACCGGCACTGGAATATCGTCAGCAGCAACCAGGGCGCGCAGATGATCCTCGCGCTGGCCAGCCCCGGCGGACCGGCCAATCTGATCGACATATTGATCAAAAGCGCCGGCCTCGACCTGATCGCAAATTGGGACGAGGTCGCCATCCTCTCCCTCTCGCGCCTGCGCACCGAGATACTGGAGCTGGGTGGCGACGAACAACTGTCCGCGCTGGCCGCACGGCTGGCGTCGCATGAACGGGTGCGCAAGGTCGACATGGCATCGATCAATCTCAATCAGGCGGTGATCCCGACGATCTTCCGGGTTGGCGAAAATCGCCTGTCGCTGTTCTCGGTGATCGCGCAATTCGGTTCGGTGCTGGATATCAGGGCGGGCGAGACGCGGATCGAACTGATGTTCCCGATGGATGCGGAAACAGTTCAGTTTTTCGAAAGATAGCGGCTGGCATGGTCCGCCCTCGATGGATAGGGTGGAAAGAGGGAGAATATTTATGCGCGCGATCAAATCGGTTTTGCTGCTGGGGCTACCGGCTCTTGCGGCCTGCGCACCGGTAGCGCCGGACGAAAGCAGCGGCCGGTCCGACGTCCAGGCGACCACCGGCGAACAGGCCGATGCCGACCACGCCGCGCTGGCCGCCGCGAAGAAGCAATTCCCCTCATGGTTTGCCCCGGTCGAACCGTTCCGGGTGATCGGTGATGCAGATCTGGGCGTATATTTTGTCGGCACCGAAGGTCTGGGCATGTATTTCATTCCCACCGATGACGGCCATATCGTGATCGACGGCGGCATGCCGGGGCAGGGCAAGCAGGTCTGGGACAATATAAAGCAGCTCGGCTATGATCCGGCTGATGTCAAAATCCTGCTCAACAGCCATGCTCATCTTGACCATAGCGGCGGTCTTGCCGAACTGAAGCAATTGACCGGCGCGACATTGCTCGCCAGCGAAGGCGATCGGTCGGCGCTCGAAGGCGGCTTCTATCTGGGTTCGGAGGATGACGCGTCGATGGGCGCGCCACCAGTCATGGTCGACCGGATCATCACTGATGGAGAAGTCGTGATGCTTGGCCTGGTTTCGCTCACCGCGCATCTGACGCCGGGCCATACCCGCGGCTGCACCTCATGGACGATGGATGTCGAACAGGGGGGCAAGAACTATCAGACGCTGTTCTTCTGCTCTGCGTCGGTCGCCGCCAACCGGCTGATCGGGCCGCCGCAATATGAGGGCATTGTCGACGATTATCGCAAGACCTTCGCGCGGACCAGGGACTGGAAACCCGATATCTTCCTGTCCAATCATCCGCAGTTTTTCGACATGGCGGCTAAACAGAAGAAACTGGCGGCTGGCGATCCGCTGGCCTTCGTCGATGACAGCGGGTTTCCTGCTTTCATCGCGAAAATGGAACAGGCTTTTGAAGCGGAACTGGAAAAGCAGACGCTAAAATATAACGCGATTATGAGCAATTGAGGGGACAAGACATGGCACAGGCAAAAGAATTGATCGAGACATTCTGGGAGCTTCAGAATGATAATGACTATAGCAAGCTGATCCCCTTGTTCGCCAATGATGCGGTGTTTGAAGATCCTGCGATCGGCCGGGTCGAGGGCATCGCGGCGATTTCCGCGCTGCTGCACCGGCTGACCAAAGAGCTGGCGGACAAGAAAATGCATTTCGAAGTGCTGGAAATTGCCGGGGACGAACATGTCGCCTGGTCGCGCTGGCTGTGGAAGCGCCCCGACGGCGATATCGAGGGCGTCGGCCTGTATCGCGTCGCGGACGGCCAGCTGACCTCCTACCGCGACTGTTACGCGGTGCCGGAGAGCTGATCAGCCTTCATCGACCCACTCGCTGCGCAGCGGTTTTGCCGCGAGTGCCATCAGCAGGGCGGCAAGGACATAGAAGCTCAGTGAGTAGAGCATCGAATAGCGCAGGCCGTCTTCGCCATATATCGGCATCAGCGCGTCGGACAGGGCGCCGAGGAAGAATATCCCGCCGCCGATGCCGATCAGATTGTTGATCAGCAGGAACAAAGCCGAAGCGGTGGCCCTGGCATCGGCCGGCACCAGATGCTGGACCGCCGAGAGGACCGGGCCGAGCCAGAAATAGGCCAGGGCCTGCGGGATAAGGAACAGGATGAAAGCGACGGTCGCCGATCTGCTCATGATTCCGGCGGCGAAAAGGGGCACGGCCAGCAGGAAAGCCGCTGCCGGAACCAGTCCGTAAGCGGCCTTGTCCTTGCGCCCCAGCCAGTCGCCGATCATACCGCCGCCCAGCACGCCGGCAACCCCGCCGATCAGCAGGATCGCGCCAAAGAACAGCGACGTGTCGATCAGGCTCAGGCCGAAACTGCGCTGCAAGAGACTGGGCAGCCAGAAGGCGATGCCATAGCCGAGCATTGAGCTCGACGCGGCGCCAAAGGCGAGGAACCAGAAAGCTTTTTTCTTCGCCAGCAGGACCACGGTCCCCCTGAAACTATATCCGGCGACGTTCTGGTCCGCCGGTGCCGGCACCTTGACCTTGTCGCGGACGAGATATTTGAAAAAGGGTGCGATCAGCACACCGGTCAGCCCGACGACAAAAAAGGCGAGGCGCCAGTCGACGGTCGCGGCAATATAGCCGCCCGCGATCACCCCGGTGGCCGATCCGAGCGGAATGCCCAGCGAATAGATGGCCAAGGCCCGCGCCCGTTTTGCGCTCGGGAAATGATCGGAGATCAGCGCGTAGGAAGGCGCCACGCCGCCCGCTTCGCCGACTCCCACGCCCAGCCGGGTCAGGAAAATCGACCAGAAACCCTGCGCCAGTCCGGTCAGCGCGGTGAAGCCGCTCCACACCGCCAGCGAAATGGTGATCACCCAGCTGCGGCTGGTCTTGTCTGCCAGCCAGGCGAGCGGCACGGCCAGGGTTGAATAGAGCAGGGCAAAGGCAATGCCGCCGAGCAGGCCCATCTGGGTGTCGCTGAGGCCCAGGTCGGCCTGGATCGGCCCGGCGAGAATCGCGAGGATCTGCCGGTCGACGAAATTGAAAATATAGACGAGCAGCAACATGCCGAGCGCGATATTGGGCGAGGTCGTCCGGCTTTTCATGCTGTTCTGCTCCGCCATCATTGTCCGATTTGTGCGTAGAAACGGTCAATCGCTGCCAGCGCATCGGCTTCGTCCAGCATCGGTGTA
This genomic window contains:
- a CDS encoding DUF6607 family protein — its product is MKTELTTRWGAALFALAMATSPALAAAEQQPAAATAPQASFEQDRADILAMAGDYKVKFDMAETTAWRGDYEPIKAKISGGHESVRVIKDTGTEIILQHLLVAEHEGETFVIKHWRQDWIYEPAKVLVYAGAGKWVNRDVPESQRQGRWSQTVWQVDDSPRYGGIGKWQTVNGLRSWTSDWTARPLPRRDAVRDPVYDHYQAINRHQPMPGGWIHWQDNTKMKTVDGKALPYVQESVLNTYTKFDGYSVSAADDYWAKTKGYWQQVRAEWDAAIAAHGGVTVEEEAHAGTVISGRLLSMGTEISDGKLSEAAAVDEARSLIRDATGKQPAQGAAQTAPASADY
- the bla gene encoding subclass B3 metallo-beta-lactamase; translated protein: MRAIKSVLLLGLPALAACAPVAPDESSGRSDVQATTGEQADADHAALAAAKKQFPSWFAPVEPFRVIGDADLGVYFVGTEGLGMYFIPTDDGHIVIDGGMPGQGKQVWDNIKQLGYDPADVKILLNSHAHLDHSGGLAELKQLTGATLLASEGDRSALEGGFYLGSEDDASMGAPPVMVDRIITDGEVVMLGLVSLTAHLTPGHTRGCTSWTMDVEQGGKNYQTLFFCSASVAANRLIGPPQYEGIVDDYRKTFARTRDWKPDIFLSNHPQFFDMAAKQKKLAAGDPLAFVDDSGFPAFIAKMEQAFEAELEKQTLKYNAIMSN
- a CDS encoding SDR family oxidoreductase, with the translated sequence MTDQVRKPSLNRRQLLGATAATGFALTAGPASAAAGESKPDLTGKSILITGCSSGFGYLGALHYAERGAKVFATMRNLPRAEGDALAKAASDQDLDITILELDVLSDGSVSKAVAEAERRNGGALDVVINNAGIGTGAPVELQDMEMMQLLFDTNVMGYQRVARAALPKMRAQKSGLVVNVSSQLGRVMVPGMGLYSSTKFAVESMSEQMAYELVPHGIDVTIVQPGGFPTKIWENGNQYTAPMLERADDERKAAYQALVDGALRNSGGSTDPVDVPRAIADVIAKAPGKRPLRLPVHPGGKPQLAINQVSAQTQVAMLGNSPFGPWVKDVNERS
- a CDS encoding spinster family MFS transporter codes for the protein MKSRTTSPNIALGMLLLVYIFNFVDRQILAILAGPIQADLGLSDTQMGLLGGIAFALLYSTLAVPLAWLADKTSRSWVITISLAVWSGFTALTGLAQGFWSIFLTRLGVGVGEAGGVAPSYALISDHFPSAKRARALAIYSLGIPLGSATGVIAGGYIAATVDWRLAFFVVGLTGVLIAPFFKYLVRDKVKVPAPADQNVAGYSFRGTVVLLAKKKAFWFLAFGAASSSMLGYGIAFWLPSLLQRSFGLSLIDTSLFFGAILLIGGVAGVLGGGMIGDWLGRKDKAAYGLVPAAAFLLAVPLFAAGIMSRSATVAFILFLIPQALAYFWLGPVLSAVQHLVPADARATASALFLLINNLIGIGGGIFFLGALSDALMPIYGEDGLRYSMLYSLSFYVLAALLMALAAKPLRSEWVDEG
- a CDS encoding nuclear transport factor 2 family protein → MAQAKELIETFWELQNDNDYSKLIPLFANDAVFEDPAIGRVEGIAAISALLHRLTKELADKKMHFEVLEIAGDEHVAWSRWLWKRPDGDIEGVGLYRVADGQLTSYRDCYAVPES
- a CDS encoding helix-turn-helix domain-containing protein, whose amino-acid sequence is MPSEFGAILKDWRKTRRFSQLDLSLEAEMSARHLSFLESGRANPSREMVLRLSEALHLPRPATNQALNAAGFAPVYPSLSDNAPELAPVHQAISAMLDHHDPFPGYAIDRHWNIVSSNQGAQMILALASPGGPANLIDILIKSAGLDLIANWDEVAILSLSRLRTEILELGGDEQLSALAARLASHERVRKVDMASINLNQAVIPTIFRVGENRLSLFSVIAQFGSVLDIRAGETRIELMFPMDAETVQFFER